One stretch of Candidatus Bathyarchaeia archaeon DNA includes these proteins:
- a CDS encoding DNA-3-methyladenine glycosylase, which produces MGLCELPFWLDVTLCCGQVFRWDKLGDWWYGVAGEHVFKVRQINGKFEYVNVDEAFVEHYFGLDDDLQKIADSINKDPHIAMALKAYWGLRCIRQNPWECLISYICATYKSIPAIKHMLNNIAEKFGEKTVLDDKTFYTFPTCEKLAAASEQDLKACGLGYRAKYALATAQRVHKGTFDLQAVKKLPYVEAKKALMELPGVGAKVADCVLFFSLDKTEAFPVDVWVKRVILNHYGDKLEPVVFQRLSRGDSLSSGDYERLCSFGRSYFGKYAGYAQEYLYHFERMAI; this is translated from the coding sequence ATGGGGCTTTGCGAGTTGCCGTTTTGGCTGGACGTGACGTTGTGTTGTGGGCAGGTTTTCCGCTGGGACAAACTGGGGGACTGGTGGTACGGCGTCGCTGGTGAACATGTTTTTAAGGTTCGGCAGATCAACGGCAAATTCGAGTACGTAAACGTTGACGAAGCGTTTGTGGAGCACTATTTCGGGTTGGATGATGACCTGCAGAAAATCGCCGACAGCATAAACAAAGACCCTCACATAGCCATGGCGCTTAAGGCGTATTGGGGTCTACGGTGCATAAGGCAGAACCCATGGGAATGCCTCATCTCCTACATCTGCGCCACCTACAAAAGCATACCCGCCATTAAACACATGCTCAACAACATAGCCGAAAAATTCGGCGAAAAAACCGTGCTGGATGATAAAACGTTCTACACGTTTCCAACATGCGAAAAACTCGCCGCCGCTTCAGAGCAGGATTTGAAGGCTTGCGGATTAGGTTACCGGGCGAAGTACGCGCTTGCAACAGCACAGCGAGTTCACAAAGGCACATTTGACCTCCAAGCAGTAAAGAAGTTGCCTTACGTGGAGGCAAAGAAGGCTTTGATGGAGCTTCCGGGCGTGGGTGCAAAAGTGGCGGACTGCGTCTTGTTTTTTTCGCTGGACAAAACCGAGGCGTTTCCGGTGGATGTCTGGGTGAAGCGGGTCATACTGAACCATTATGGTGACAAGTTGGAGCCAGTGGTTTTCCAGCGGCTGTCCCGCGGTGATTCGTTGAGCAGTGGCGATTATGAGCGGCTCTGCAGTTTTGGCAGAAGCTACTTTGGGAAATACGCAGGGTACGCACAGGAGTACCTGTACCATTTTGAACGCATGGCAATTTAA
- a CDS encoding helix-turn-helix domain-containing protein produces the protein MILEVSEKELAKLGFETSVFQQIKSLELQHFLRQDKTEFAAIWKVEFKDSSAKVKDLLANGFLVEAQVLEKEKNGVYTVFMRGGPILSTVLESVGVVEGYLFPPLEIRDGKIKISFIGSERQVGTFLEKISKKGIRYKVILLTHADFSLNSPLNQLTEKQREILVAAHKLGYYDIPRKITSQQLAKKLGIGDSTLVEHLRKAEQRLINHLLDTQ, from the coding sequence ATGATTCTGGAAGTTTCCGAAAAAGAACTCGCCAAACTTGGCTTTGAAACCTCAGTTTTTCAACAGATAAAATCGCTTGAACTGCAACATTTTCTAAGGCAAGACAAAACAGAATTCGCCGCCATCTGGAAAGTGGAATTCAAAGACTCCTCCGCAAAGGTGAAGGACTTGTTGGCAAACGGTTTCTTGGTGGAAGCGCAAGTTTTGGAGAAGGAAAAAAACGGCGTTTACACGGTGTTTATGCGGGGTGGACCCATCCTGTCTACTGTTTTAGAATCCGTGGGTGTCGTGGAAGGATATCTGTTCCCGCCTTTAGAAATTCGAGATGGCAAAATCAAAATTTCGTTCATAGGTAGCGAACGGCAAGTGGGCACGTTTTTAGAGAAAATCTCTAAGAAAGGCATCCGCTACAAAGTTATCCTCCTTACGCATGCAGATTTCTCGCTCAACTCGCCGCTAAATCAGCTCACTGAAAAGCAACGGGAGATTCTCGTGGCAGCCCACAAACTTGGCTACTACGACATCCCCAGAAAAATCACCTCACAGCAGTTGGCAAAAAAGCTGGGCATTGGAGACTCAACTTTGGTGGAGCATCTAAGAAAAGCCGAGCAGCGCCTGATAAACCACCTGCTCGACACGCAGTAG